Genomic DNA from Comamonas resistens:
CTGTGCTACAGGCGCACCCACCATACTGGTGCTTGCATTTGATACAAATCATGCAGATGCCGGGAGCTAGGGGCTTTCAGGCTTGCATGTTCTGCATTCATGGCCCAGCACTCCATCCTTCGCCTACACCGCATTCCCCCCGCGCTGCCGCGCCTGCTGACCTCTGCTCTGCTGCTGACCGCGCTCGCAGCCTGCAGCCCTGGCCTGCCACTGCTGCAGCCTCAGGCCCAGATACTGCCCGGCCAGTGGCCGGCGCAGCCAAGCGGCAAGTCGGCGCCCGTCACGTCGACACCGGCTGCGGCCATTGCCTGGCAGGACTTCTATCTGGACCCAGCCCTGCAGGAACTGATCCACGCGGCACTGGCGCATAACCAGGACCGGCGCCTGGCGCTGCTACGCGTGCAGGAGGCCCAGGCGGCCTACGGCATCCAGAGCGCGGCCAGGCTGCCGACGATCGGCCTGGGCAGCAGCCATGCCAGAGCACGCGTGCCTGCCGACCTCAATGCCAGCGGCCGCTCCGTGGTGGCCGGAGATCAGGAGGTCTTTGTGGGCCTCAACAGCTGGGAGCTCGACCTCTGGGGCCGTGTCAAAAGCCTCAGCGATGCCGCCTTGGGCAACTATCTGGCGCTGGATGCCACGCAGCATGCCGTTCAATCCAGTCTCATCAAACAGGTGGCGCTGAACTATCTGGCCCTGCGCAGCCTCGATGAGCGCTTGGCCCTGACGGAGCGCACGATTGCCAGCCGCGAGGAATCGCTGCGCATCTTCAAGCGCCGCACCGAGGTGGGCTCCACCTCGCGCTATGCGCTCACGCAGGTACAGACGCTGGTTCACCAGGCCAAGGCCATAGGCACCCAGCTGGCACAGCAGCGGGCGCTGCAGGCCCATGCGCTGCAGCGGCTCACGGGTCTGGATGCCGAGCGCCTGCCGCAGCAGCTGTCCACACCGGTCGTCCTCAAACCCGTGGCCGAAGGCCTGCCCTCGGCTCTGCTCACGCAGCGCCCGGACATCATTGCCGCCGAGTACGGCCTGCAGGCCGCCAAGGCCAATGTGGCCGCCGCGCGCGCCGCGTTCCTGCCCCGTATCGCGCTGACCGGCAGCTGGGGCACGGCCAGCGCCGAACTCGACGGCCTGTTCAGAAGCGGCAGCCGT
This window encodes:
- a CDS encoding efflux transporter outer membrane subunit: MAQHSILRLHRIPPALPRLLTSALLLTALAACSPGLPLLQPQAQILPGQWPAQPSGKSAPVTSTPAAAIAWQDFYLDPALQELIHAALAHNQDRRLALLRVQEAQAAYGIQSAARLPTIGLGSSHARARVPADLNASGRSVVAGDQEVFVGLNSWELDLWGRVKSLSDAALGNYLALDATQHAVQSSLIKQVALNYLALRSLDERLALTERTIASREESLRIFKRRTEVGSTSRYALTQVQTLVHQAKAIGTQLAQQRALQAHALQRLTGLDAERLPQQLSTPVVLKPVAEGLPSALLTQRPDIIAAEYGLQAAKANVAAARAAFLPRIALTGSWGTASAELDGLFRSGSRAWQFAPTISLPIFDGGQRQANLNLQAVRQNMAVVQYEKTIETAMREVLDALSSRTMLEQQLVVLTEQRAALKERARLARLRYDQGASPYLDVLDAERDLLSAEQQLVQGREALLSTQVALYAALGGGYLAQGQSSAPTPSALQP